CAGCCAGGGCCGCGCCTGGGGCCCGATCGCGCTCTTCGTCGCCGTCGGGGTCCTGGCCACCGCCATCATCGGGTACGGCGCTTGGGCGTCCTTCCAGGGCTCCAAGCCGTGGGAGGACCGGGCCGACGGTATCGAGGGCATCACGAACTTCCGCAAGACCGACCCGGAGCTGGTCAAGGGCAGCAACCACCAACCCGGCTCGGTTCAGTACGCCCAGTCCCCGCCGGTGGCCGGGCCGCACAACGACAGCTGGCAGAACTGCATGGGCGACGTCTACGACGCTCCGATCGCCAGCGAGCACGCGGTGCACAGCCTGGAGCACGGCGCGGTGTGGATCACCTACCGCCCGGACCTGCCGGCCGACCAGGTGACGGCGCTCGCCGAGAAGGTGCGCGGCAACGAGAAGATGATGCTCAGCCCGTTCCAGGGCCAGGACAAGCCGATCTCGTTGCAGGCCTGGGGCTACCAGCTCAAGGTGGACAACGCCGACGACAGCCGGATCGACGAGTTCGTCAAGACGCTGCGGGTGAACGCCTCGATCGAGGGCCCGAACGCGCTCTGCTCGCAGGGCATCACCGCCACCGGGACCACCCCGCGCGACGGTTCGCAGATGCCGCAGACGCAGGGCTGACCAGGGAGAAGAGCCGATGACCGTACCCGTGACGGCCGACCGCGACGAGGTCGAGACGCCGGCCGCCGCCGACGGGGGCCGATCAACGCCCCGCCGGTTCGGCACCGCGGTGCTCGCCGCCGCCGTCGTGGTCGGCCTGCTCCTCGGGTACGCCGGCGGCCTGCTCACCCCCGGGCTGACCCGCCCCGGCGACAACTCAGCCGAGGCGGGTTTCGCCCGGGACATGACCACCCACCACGCCCAGGCGGTGGCCATGGGGCTGATCGCCTACCAGCGCGGCACCGACTCCGAGGTTCGCCAGATCGGGGTGGACATCGCGCTTGCCCAGCAGGGCGAGATGGGCACCATGCAGACCTGGCTGCGCTCGTGGGACCTGGACCCGGCCGGCTCACAGCCCCGGATGGCCTGGATGGACGGGGCCGAGATGGTCAACGAGGGGCTGATGCCCGGGATGGCCAGCACCCAGGACATGGCCCGACTGGAGACCGCCCAGGGCCGGGAGCTGGACGTGCTCTTCCTGGAGCTGATGATCACCCACCACATGGGTGGCATCCACATGATCGACGGGCTGCTGGAGCGCAGCGACGAGCCGGACGTGGTCCGGACCGCCCAGACCATGAAGAACACCCAGCAGACCGACCTGACCAATCTCCGCAACGCGCTGGAGCGGCTGAAGTCCTGACCCCGCCCACCACCGCGACAGCAGGGTGGGGTGGCCCGAATCGATGCAACCAAGTATTGACTCCGCCCGGAGGGGCCGATTCTTTCCAAGATCTTTCACGGCATGACCACGTTGAGGACGGCCGCCCGGTCCCGCTGGGCCGGTCAGGCAGCATGGGTGGGTTATGGGCGTTTTGCTCGATTGTGCCGGTTGGGGGTTTTTCTACCCACATATCGTGACCAGGAGTGATTCGGGCTCGTTGCGCAGGACGTGGGGGTTGCACTCAGAGACGCGCGGCGGTCGGTGACCAGTTGGTGCCGACGGCACACCATCGGCGGTGACGGGACGGTGGCAGCCGTCCGTCGCGGACATCGGCAGGGCGAGCCGGGAACGCTCAGCCGTGAACAGGAACTCGAACTCATCGACGTGCTGCGGGGGGTCCACCCCGACGAGTTCGGGCTGGACGAGGAACTCTGGACCCGGCAGAGCCTGGGCGCCCTGATCCAGCGCCGGTTCGGCCTGGCGTTGGAGAACGGCGCGGTCGGGGCGTACCTGCGGGCCTGGGGTTTGGGGCCACGCGAGCCGCGCGAGCGGGCCTGCGGGCTCTGCGTCGGCGCGGTCGAGCACTGGGTACGCCTGGAGTACCCGGCCATCACCCGGGCCGCCCAGGACCACCTCGCCGAGGTCTACTGGATCGGCCGGGTACGCCTGCGCGGCACCATGCCGGCGGCGGACATGATCTCCGCGGTGTCGTCCCGGGGTCGGGTGCGTTTCATGATCACCACCCCGTCGGTCGACCCGCCACTCCCCCGCGACTTCGTATTGCGGCTCAGCGGCGCGCAGGAGCGGCCGGTACACCTGATCATCGACGGCTCCTGGCCCCGCAACGAGTGGCCTCGCCGGCTGCCCCGTCGGATCGCGCTGCACCCGCTACCCAGCTGCGGCCGACCGCTCGCCGCCTGAGCCCGACACCGGATACCGATTCGGCGATCGGGGAGGACCTTTGCTAGTCTTCTCCAGTCGCTGAGCCCCCGTAGCTCAGGGGATAGAGCACCGCCCTCCGGAGGCGGGGGCGCAGGTTCGAATCCTGCCGGGGGCACCAGGATCGACCAGCACGAAGAACCCCCTGACCAGGCAACATTCGGTCAGGGGGTTTACTCGTGCGGCCGGCCGTCAACGGCCTTCGCGGGTGTCTGTGCCGAGGGCGTGCCGACGTTCAGCGCGGTTTCCGGCGCGGCCTGGAGCCGCGGTTGATCGACCCTCTGGGCGAGCACGATCCCGGACGCCGGAGCTACCCGACCCCGGCCGGCAGGTTCCGCCGCTGACCCCGTTCCCCCGCCGAGGTCGGCTCGACGTGGGGTGGCGACGTCGGAGGGTATCGTGCCGGGGTACCGCGCCGCACGACCTGCCAGGGAGTCTGTGATGGATGCATGCTGACCTCCGGACGGGGCGTGGTCGGCGGGAAGGGCGGGCTCTCCGGACGGAACGTTGTCGCCGGGATGGAGCGGCACCAGGTCGTGGTCTACCTGGGCGCGATCGTCGCGGGGGCGGTGGTGGGCTGGCTGGCCCCGGGCGCCGGCCCCGCACTGGAACACCTGATCAACCCGGTCCTGGGCACCCTGCTGTACGTCACGTTCCTGCAGGTCCCGGCGAGGCGGCTGCTGGCCTCGCTGCGGGACGGGCGGTTCGTGGCGGCGACGCTGGTGGTCAACTTCCTGGTGGTGCCGCTGGTGGTGGCGGCGATGTTCGTGGCGCTCCCCGCCGACCAGGCGGTCCGGATGGGGGTGCTGCTGGTCCTGCTCACCCCGTGCGTCGACTACGTGATCGTGTTCAGCCGGCTGGCCGGTGGCAGCAGTGAACGCCTGTTGGCGGCCACGCCGCTGCTGCTGATCGCGCAGATGCTGCTGCTGCCGGCGTACCTGCTGGTGTTTCTCGGTGGGGGGCTGGCCGACGCGGTCGAAGCCGGGCCGTTCGTCCGGGCCTTCCTGGTGTTGATCGTGATCCCGCTGGCGCTGGCCTGGACGACGCAGGCCTGGGCGGGACGACGCCGGGCCGGGATGGTGGTGACCGGGGCGTTCGGGGCCACGATGGTCCCGCTGATGGCCGCGACGCTGTTCGTGGTGGTCGCCTCCCAGGTGCCGAAGGTGGGCGAGGGCTTCGCCGAGGTGGTCGCCGTGGTGCCGTTCTACCTGCTGTTCCTGGTGGTGATGGCGGTGGCCGGGCTGGGCGTGGCCCGGGTGTTCCGGCTGGACGTGGCGGCGCGGCGGGCGGTGGTCTTCAGCGGTGCGACCCGCAACTCCCTGGTGGTGCTCCCGCTGGCGCTGGCCCTGCCCGAGCAGCTGGCGCTCGCCGCGGTGGTCGTGGTGACCCAGACCCTGGTGGAGGTGGTGGGCATGGTGGCCTACGTACGGCTGGTCCCCCGGCTGGTCAAGGAGGATCCCCGGTGACCGCGGCGCAGCAGACCGACGGCACACTCGGCAAGGCCCACCCGGCCGCACCCGCGCGGGCCCCGTCGCTGGTGGCCCTGATTCTCCTGCTCGGGGTCGGCCCGTTCGCCACCGACGCCTACATCGCCGCCCTGCCGGAGCTGCAACGTTCCCTGCCGACAAGCGCGGCCGTCGCCCAGCTCACCCTGACCGCGTTCATCGTCGGGTTGGCCGTCGGGCAACTCCTCCTCGGCCCGCTCAGCGACGCCTGGGGACGTCGGCGGATGCTGCTGGTCGGCTGCGCCCTGTTCGCCGTCGCGTCGGTGGTCTGTGCCGTCGCCCCGAACGGCCCGGTCCTGGTGGCGGCCCGCCTGGCGCAGGGCATCGTGGCCGGCGGCGGGGTGGCGCTGGGCCGGGCCACGGTCACCGACACCCACCGGGGTGACCGGGCCGCCGCCACCTTCGGCCTGATCACCTCGGTCACCTTCCTCGGCCCGGTCGTCGCCCCGGCCGTCGGCGGGTTGATCCTCGCCCACGGCACCTGGCGTACGGTCTTCGCCGCGCTGGCCGGGCTCGGCGTGGCGATGTTCGTCGCGGTCTTCCTCGGCATCGCCGAGACACTACCGGCGCACCGCCGCCAACCCGCCGGCCTGCGCCAGACCGGCGCACGCCTGGCCGACCTGGCCGGAGACTGGTCGTTCATGCGGCACGTCGCCCTGGTCGGCCTGGCCGTCGGCGGCTTCTTCGTCTACATCGGCGGGTCGTCGTTCGTCTTCCAGTCGGCCTTCGCGGTCAGTCCGTCGAGGTACACGATCATCTTCGCCACCAACGCCGCCGCGATGGCCGGCGCCGGGCTGCTCTTCCGGATGCTGGTGTTCCGGGTCGGCGCGCTGCGGCTGCGTA
Above is a window of Micromonospora yangpuensis DNA encoding:
- a CDS encoding winged helix-turn-helix domain-containing protein produces the protein MGVALRDARRSVTSWCRRHTIGGDGTVAAVRRGHRQGEPGTLSREQELELIDVLRGVHPDEFGLDEELWTRQSLGALIQRRFGLALENGAVGAYLRAWGLGPREPRERACGLCVGAVEHWVRLEYPAITRAAQDHLAEVYWIGRVRLRGTMPAADMISAVSSRGRVRFMITTPSVDPPLPRDFVLRLSGAQERPVHLIIDGSWPRNEWPRRLPRRIALHPLPSCGRPLAA
- a CDS encoding DUF305 domain-containing protein; this translates as MTVPVTADRDEVETPAAADGGRSTPRRFGTAVLAAAVVVGLLLGYAGGLLTPGLTRPGDNSAEAGFARDMTTHHAQAVAMGLIAYQRGTDSEVRQIGVDIALAQQGEMGTMQTWLRSWDLDPAGSQPRMAWMDGAEMVNEGLMPGMASTQDMARLETAQGRELDVLFLELMITHHMGGIHMIDGLLERSDEPDVVRTAQTMKNTQQTDLTNLRNALERLKS
- a CDS encoding DUF3105 domain-containing protein, which codes for MSISTPGGNQRRPSVVSTGKKPAAGRPAAGDKPTASAKTGANAKTGGKAGAGRPGNRAGGGKGRKITPVKVSQGRAWGPIALFVAVGVLATAIIGYGAWASFQGSKPWEDRADGIEGITNFRKTDPELVKGSNHQPGSVQYAQSPPVAGPHNDSWQNCMGDVYDAPIASEHAVHSLEHGAVWITYRPDLPADQVTALAEKVRGNEKMMLSPFQGQDKPISLQAWGYQLKVDNADDSRIDEFVKTLRVNASIEGPNALCSQGITATGTTPRDGSQMPQTQG
- a CDS encoding arsenic resistance protein, coding for MLTSGRGVVGGKGGLSGRNVVAGMERHQVVVYLGAIVAGAVVGWLAPGAGPALEHLINPVLGTLLYVTFLQVPARRLLASLRDGRFVAATLVVNFLVVPLVVAAMFVALPADQAVRMGVLLVLLTPCVDYVIVFSRLAGGSSERLLAATPLLLIAQMLLLPAYLLVFLGGGLADAVEAGPFVRAFLVLIVIPLALAWTTQAWAGRRRAGMVVTGAFGATMVPLMAATLFVVVASQVPKVGEGFAEVVAVVPFYLLFLVVMAVAGLGVARVFRLDVAARRAVVFSGATRNSLVVLPLALALPEQLALAAVVVVTQTLVEVVGMVAYVRLVPRLVKEDPR
- a CDS encoding multidrug effflux MFS transporter, with protein sequence MTAAQQTDGTLGKAHPAAPARAPSLVALILLLGVGPFATDAYIAALPELQRSLPTSAAVAQLTLTAFIVGLAVGQLLLGPLSDAWGRRRMLLVGCALFAVASVVCAVAPNGPVLVAARLAQGIVAGGGVALGRATVTDTHRGDRAAATFGLITSVTFLGPVVAPAVGGLILAHGTWRTVFAALAGLGVAMFVAVFLGIAETLPAHRRQPAGLRQTGARLADLAGDWSFMRHVALVGLAVGGFFVYIGGSSFVFQSAFAVSPSRYTIIFATNAAAMAGAGLLFRMLVFRVGALRLRTVGVTASTLAALGLLAAALVDPARVPLAVPWALLCVVVGGMGFTMPATTALAQEAGRRSAGTAAALQGGLSFLVGALVTPLTGLLGYDTLLPMAASMAFFFVAASVLLWAISRPHPST